One genomic window of Prochlorococcus sp. MIT 0801 includes the following:
- a CDS encoding type II secretion system F family protein: protein MPSYGENQLSDYSRLNNSNIRSQKSNVKFNPKDFKVSQNDLLVFFRQLAVIIQSGVPLAQGIELLSENTRDQKFSSLQVQISKRLSAGEELSTCFAKYPKVFPSLTVGLIEAGEAGGILDQILDRIASLIEQQAKIKSQIQGALIYPVIILVLALTVSLGLLIFIVPTFDKMFTDMGAELPAITEFMLTLSQIVTSIQFFIFTPIILIITSYLFSSYYKSRSGRFRVDSLILKIPLFGSLILRSEVASLCETLSTLIASGIPLVEAIQRCISASSNDRMKRCLSNGIQKVKEGQELSSSLDSYDVFPKLVKSMLKIGEETGRLGFMTENLANFYKREVEEAVSSLTKAMEPMVIMVVAGIVGTIVVSLYLPMFKMINVMG from the coding sequence ATGCCTTCCTATGGTGAAAATCAGTTAAGTGATTATTCTCGATTGAATAATTCAAATATAAGATCACAAAAATCAAATGTTAAATTCAATCCAAAAGATTTCAAGGTCTCTCAGAATGATTTATTAGTTTTCTTTAGACAATTAGCTGTAATTATTCAAAGTGGTGTTCCTTTAGCTCAAGGTATTGAATTACTTTCTGAAAATACTAGAGATCAAAAATTTAGCTCTCTTCAAGTTCAGATATCTAAAAGATTGAGTGCTGGAGAAGAATTATCAACATGCTTTGCAAAATATCCAAAGGTTTTCCCTTCTTTAACAGTTGGATTAATTGAGGCAGGTGAAGCAGGAGGTATTCTTGATCAAATTTTAGACAGAATTGCTTCTCTTATTGAACAACAAGCTAAGATAAAAAGCCAAATACAAGGAGCATTGATTTACCCAGTAATTATTCTTGTATTAGCATTAACTGTTAGCCTTGGATTATTAATTTTTATTGTACCTACCTTTGATAAAATGTTTACTGATATGGGAGCAGAATTACCAGCAATAACAGAATTTATGCTAACATTATCTCAAATTGTAACTTCAATACAATTTTTTATATTTACGCCAATTATTCTAATAATAACATCTTATTTATTTAGTTCATATTATAAATCTAGATCAGGAAGATTTCGTGTTGATAGTTTAATTTTAAAAATCCCTCTTTTTGGCTCATTGATTCTACGTTCAGAAGTAGCCTCCTTATGTGAAACATTATCTACTTTAATTGCTTCTGGAATACCTCTTGTTGAAGCAATTCAAAGGTGCATTTCAGCGAGTTCAAATGATCGAATGAAGAGATGTCTTTCTAATGGCATTCAAAAAGTTAAAGAAGGGCAAGAGTTATCTTCCTCATTAGATAGTTATGATGTCTTTCCTAAATTAGTAAAGTCGATGTTGAAAATAGGGGAGGAAACTGGGAGATTAGGATTTATGACAGAAAATCTAGCTAATTTTTATAAAAGAGAGGTTGAAGAAGCTGTTTCATCTCTAACAAAAGCTATGGAACCAATGGTGATAATGGTTGTAGCTGGAATAGTTGGAACAATTGTAGTTTCTTTATATTTACCAATGTTCAAAATGATTAATGTGATGGGTTAA
- a CDS encoding prepilin-type N-terminal cleavage/methylation domain-containing protein, whose translation MFKKKKQNILNGINFINKSRGMSLVEFIISITLLSLLFTIYAGFVEVASRFTNKQVTNLDQSNGLLIDHHYMSLTLDKYINFLSQPGITSNDIDIIKNKTFSGLPVGCSRSPNIEWNIPVSTKPIAGIDWKPSNAGYVICLKSTSINESSLEDLISKSQGNMLNAQTGLYFLLALPDEVSFNALPMRKLFCRPHPFC comes from the coding sequence ATGTTTAAAAAGAAAAAACAAAATATATTAAATGGAATAAATTTTATTAACAAGAGCAGAGGAATGTCATTGGTAGAATTTATTATTTCAATAACATTATTATCACTATTATTTACGATTTATGCTGGTTTCGTTGAGGTCGCATCCAGGTTTACAAATAAACAGGTAACTAATTTAGATCAATCAAATGGACTCCTAATAGATCACCACTATATGTCATTGACATTAGACAAATATATTAATTTTCTATCTCAACCAGGTATAACATCAAATGATATTGATATTATAAAAAATAAAACATTTTCTGGGCTCCCTGTTGGATGTAGCAGATCTCCAAATATTGAATGGAATATACCAGTAAGTACAAAACCGATAGCTGGAATTGACTGGAAGCCTTCTAATGCTGGCTATGTAATTTGCTTAAAATCAACATCTATTAATGAAAGTTCTTTAGAAGATTTAATCTCTAAATCACAAGGTAATATGCTTAATGCTCAAACAGGTTTATATTTCTTGTTAGCCCTACCAGATGAAGTATCATTTAATGCATTACCAATGCGAAAACTATTCTGTAGGCCACATCCATTCTGTTAA
- the pilM gene encoding type IV pilus biogenesis protein PilM, with protein MALELTENETFFGLDISIFKKQFFAFRREISKRYFLLEFGTNYLKYGEARVTNDQVFCTKINHISIDQDAIERGTPKDAEKMASFLRQIIDEEKIWARRIAITLPPEASLTKLIYLPAELNHLGAKEYVSSSSSGFQFPISLEQTDFDLIPINNLPLNIKNNSRAYSLSSIPKKLIDNVINTLEKANLELHSLDIASSSLERLALSTIENLEEKEVFILIELTNECSHFHIICKSGPIYISSLAAIKPFNLLENYEGEDSIEEAIINSKDYLPISEMDLKVLFAEIKREIDNFRSAYSLEISEIKLSGINSSHPNIKDFFEKKFKITTSILRSLTSQDIGDINLSKPICMQDLNRMIGLGLSIIQTENSDLPKSNLKEIDIQTISKNLNKSNNDISKLKIDNNNKLTSNPNLLNIENSTNNTNKGASDKSFEEYIEDTNRKNINKLSFEEFLELKKSSNKTNQSFLEQASKKFNNNNDVLKENINEVINKTMVQNIDTLINKDSSLDINNSKIERTELNKPKKEINTKEEQEIKNNTINYNSEKINTILEESSKLDSNKEIKTKSDSKEPVNNENEINSFNEIVTSEDINKELDFKNNKSNELELKESSESNKNTSQSLPSKNNEDINNNTDFKMPEI; from the coding sequence ATGGCATTAGAACTTACTGAAAATGAAACTTTTTTTGGATTAGATATATCTATTTTTAAAAAACAATTTTTCGCATTTAGGAGAGAAATATCTAAAAGGTATTTCTTACTTGAATTTGGAACTAATTATTTAAAATATGGTGAAGCAAGAGTTACAAATGATCAAGTATTTTGTACAAAAATCAATCATATTTCTATAGATCAAGATGCCATTGAAAGAGGAACACCTAAGGATGCTGAAAAAATGGCATCATTTCTTAGACAAATAATTGATGAAGAAAAAATTTGGGCTCGTCGTATAGCAATTACACTACCACCAGAGGCATCTTTAACAAAGCTAATTTACCTACCAGCAGAACTAAACCACTTGGGAGCTAAAGAATATGTAAGCAGCTCATCATCTGGGTTTCAATTTCCTATATCTTTAGAACAAACTGATTTTGATCTTATACCCATTAACAATCTTCCCCTGAACATAAAAAATAATAGTAGAGCTTATTCACTTAGTAGCATTCCAAAGAAGCTTATAGACAACGTTATTAATACATTAGAAAAAGCAAATCTGGAATTACATTCTCTTGATATCGCATCATCATCACTTGAGAGATTAGCTCTATCTACAATAGAAAATTTAGAAGAAAAAGAAGTTTTTATACTTATAGAATTAACAAATGAATGTAGTCATTTTCATATAATTTGTAAAAGCGGTCCAATTTATATTTCTTCGCTTGCTGCTATAAAACCTTTTAATCTACTTGAGAATTATGAGGGTGAAGATTCTATCGAAGAGGCAATAATCAATAGTAAAGATTATTTACCAATTTCAGAAATGGATCTTAAGGTTCTTTTTGCAGAAATAAAAAGAGAAATCGATAATTTTCGTTCTGCATATTCACTAGAAATATCCGAAATCAAACTTTCTGGTATAAATAGTAGTCATCCAAATATTAAAGATTTTTTTGAAAAAAAATTTAAAATTACAACTAGTATTTTAAGATCCTTAACATCTCAAGATATAGGTGATATAAATCTCTCAAAACCAATATGCATGCAAGATCTAAATAGAATGATAGGACTTGGATTAAGTATTATACAAACTGAAAATAGTGATCTTCCTAAGTCGAACTTGAAAGAGATAGATATACAGACTATTAGTAAAAATTTAAATAAATCTAACAATGATATTAGTAAATTAAAAATCGATAATAATAATAAACTGACTTCAAATCCAAACTTATTAAATATAGAGAATTCAACTAATAATACAAACAAGGGAGCAAGTGATAAATCATTTGAGGAATATATTGAAGATACTAATAGAAAAAATATTAACAAATTATCATTTGAAGAATTTTTAGAATTGAAGAAATCATCAAATAAAACTAATCAATCTTTTCTAGAACAAGCTTCTAAAAAATTTAATAATAACAACGATGTTCTTAAAGAAAATATCAATGAAGTAATTAACAAAACTATGGTTCAGAATATAGATACTCTTATTAATAAAGATTCTTCATTAGATATTAATAATAGCAAAATAGAAAGGACTGAATTAAATAAACCTAAGAAAGAAATCAATACAAAAGAAGAGCAAGAAATAAAAAATAATACTATTAACTATAATTCAGAAAAAATTAATACTATTCTAGAAGAATCAAGTAAACTAGATAGCAACAAAGAAATAAAAACTAAATCAGATTCCAAAGAACCAGTAAACAACGAAAATGAAATTAATAGTTTCAATGAAATAGTAACCTCAGAAGATATAAACAAAGAATTAGATTTTAAGAATAATAAATCTAATGAATTAGAATTAAAAGAAAGTTCAGAAAGTAACAAAAATACATCGCAATCATTACCATCAAAAAATAATGAAGATATAAATAATAATACGGATTTTAAAATGCCTGAAATCTAA